CTGCGGGTCCCCGTCAATGGAGGGCTGCTGCACGAGCTTGGCCCCGCTGTCCAGGTAGGGGCCCTCGATCCGCTCGGACACGGCCACCCGCACGTAGCGGCGCTCCGGGTCGCCATCCGAATCGGAGGTGTAGTAGAAATAGAACTTCCCCTCCAGCTCCACGAACTCCGGGGCCCAGTAGTTGGCCTTGTGGCTGCCCTCGTACTCCGGGCGGACCAGAACCGGGCCGAGTTCCTCCCACTTTTTGAGGTCCGGGGAGCGGAACATCAGGTAGCGGCGCTCCTCGACTCCTTTTTTGTGCTCGGTGCCCACCAGGAACCAGAAATCACCCCGGCGCAGCATGAACGGGTCGGCGACCGGGCAGCCGGTGTCCAGGCGCCAGGGCTTGACCGGCGCGCCGGTTTCGGCAGCCGCGCTCAACTTTGCCCCTATCGCCGCGGCCAGAAGCGGCCCGCCGGCCAGTCCCAGAAAGAACCGTCGCTGCAAGGTGCACCTCATTGATAATATGACCCTTTGAGAGCAGGCGTAATGTCAAGATGCAGACGTAACATCCTACTCTTCTTTCGTTTCGGCGAAAGAAGCAAAGCCAGCGGGGGCGCGAACTCGTCCCGGCCACGTCTCCTCTTCGACTTCAAGTGTCTACGGAATTCTGATTCCGCTCCAGAGTTGCAGGGCGGCGCTGCCGCGAATCGCCACCACACCGCAAGCATATCTGGGCCAAGATGTTTCACGCGCTCAGACCCACGCTGCCTTTGCGGGAGGCTCAGACAGATGCGGCCCCCAAAGACAACTGCGCCCGGCCCTGCACAGGCTCGCGTTAATCCGGCTCATTGGTTGTGGCCCTCTCCGGCCAGCATGCGCAAAGCGTGAAAGAGCGCCGGGAACAGGGCATCCAGCGATTCCATCACCCCGCCGGGCGAGCCGGGCAGGTTGACGATCAGAGTGTTGCCGCGAAGCCCGGCCCGCCCGCGCGAGAGCATGGCAAGCGGCGATCTCTCGCCGCCGTAGACCCGCGCCGCCTCGACAATCCCCGGGGCCTCGCGCTCGATCACGCTCTCCATGGCCTCGGGGGTGACATCCCGCGGCCCGGCCCCGGTGCCGCCGGTGGTGAGCACCAGGTCGAGCTTGGCCTCATCGGCCAGGCGAACCAGGGCTTCGCGCACTTTTTCGGCATCATCCGGCACGATCACATATTCCGGCACCGCGAACCCGTCCGTCTCCAGGCGCTCCACGATCAGCCGCCCGGAACCGTCGCTGCGGCGGCCCTCTGCCACCGAGTCGGAGACCACCAGCACCCCGGCCCGCGCCCCCCGCGGCGGCTCGCTGTCCCAGCCGGACTTGCCGCCGGTCTTGGAGACCAGCCGCACCTCGCGTATCTCCATCGTGGTGTCGAGCATCTTGAGCATGTCGTACAGGGTGAGCGCGGCCACCGCGGCCGCGGTGAGGGCCTCCATCTCCACGCCGGTCTTGTGGATCGCTTTCACCTCGGCGCGCACCTTGATCCAGTCGTCGCCGAAAGTGTAGCTCACCCCGGCGTAATCCAGGGGCAGGGGATGGCAGTAGGGAATTATTGAAGGAGTGTTCTTGGCCGCCTGGACCGCGGCCACGCGGGCCACCTCCTGCGGGTCGCCCTTGGGCACACGGCCCTCGCGGATCAGGCCGATGGTCTCGGGCTGAAGGCTCAGCACCGCCTCGGCCACGGCGATCCTGAGAGTCCTTATCTTGCGTGAGACATCCCGCACGTTGCACCTCCGGCGCTCGAATTGGGCTGATTGTGTCCGGTCAGATTTTAATGTATGTCCCCTCGCCGGTAAAGAAAAGCCCGCACTCGGCCACCGGCTCGCCGGTCATGCGCCGCCAGTAGTCGGCGTAGAGGCGCACCTGGGGGGCGTGACGCTCGACCAGGGGCCCGAAACCAGCCGCTCCAGGCCGCTCGGTCTTGTAGTCCACTATCACCCAGCCGGCGCTCTCGCGGAACAGAAGGTCGATCTGGCCGCGGACAATCTGGGGCCGCCCGGGCGGACTGTCCGGGGCGAGCACAGTGAACGGGGCCTCGGTCAGGCAGAGGGATGCCGCCCGGGCGCGGGCCCAGAGAGGCGAGCCAACCACGGCCCGCACGGTCTCGATGGCGCTCTCCAGCCGGGACTGCTCCAGTTCCTGTTCTCGCAGGACCGCACGGGCCAGGTTGTGCAGATCAGCTCCCGGGTGCGCCATGGCCGCCTGCAGTAGCTGGTGCACCACCGAGCCGAACTCGGCCCCGGAGCCTGAGGCCACGTAGGAATCCTCGCCCGTGACTCCGGCTTTTTTTCGGGCGGCCAGAATGTCATAGCTGGGCTGCGCGGCGATGCTCCAGGCCGCCTGTATCTCAGTTTCCGCCTGTATAGGGTCGGGCAGGGTGAAGGCGGCAGCCGGCCCGGCCTCGCCCGCCTGCGGCCCGGGCGCGGGCAGCTCCGCGGCTCCCTCCAGTACTGGGGCGAAATAGTTCCAGGGGTTGCGGTTATTGTAGCTGGCGCGCTGGGTGACCACCAGCATCGAGCCGGCCCGGGTGGCGGCCACGTACAGAAGGCGCAGGTGCTCGGCCTCCAGGAACTGCTTTTCGCGCGCGGCAAAAGTCTCCCAGTCCGGGTGGCAGGCCACCGGACGAGAGGCATACGGTCCGTAGCTTTCGCTGATCAGAAGGTAGCCGCGGGGGTTGCCGCCGCCGCGGTCCACGTGCACCTCGGGCTCGCGGCCGCCGCTGTCCGCGCCGGAGGGATCGGCCAGGAACACCACCGGCGCCTCGAGGCCCTTGGCCTGATGCAGGTTCATTAGCCTGACCGCCGGGCCGCCCGCGCCTGCGGCGCTGAGGCTTTCCTCCTGGCGCTTCCCGTAGGCCAGCTCGCCCAGGCGCTCGACCGCCGCGGCCAGGCCCTCGCGTCCCACCGCCCGGACCAGCTCCAGGGCGCGGGCCAGGCTCCCGGCCTGCATGTCTCCTCCCCCGGCGGCCACGGCCGAGGCGAAAAGGCCCAGCCGCGCGGCTATGCGGTGGAAAGCCGCCACCACCGGGAGCTGACGCAGCCAGAGGGCGCACTCTTTCAGCGTGTCGAAGATGCCGGCCAGACTGTCACGCAGGGCGGGCTCCAGGCCGGCGGGCGGGGTTCGGCGGTAGTCGAACCGTCCCCCGGCGCGCACGAACGCGTAAAGCTCGCGGTCGCTCAGGCCGAACGCCGCGCTGCGCAACAGCGCCGCCAGGCGCACCGGGTCATCCGGCCGGACCAGGGCGGAAAGGGCCAGGTGCAGCATTTTGAGTTCCTCAACCCGGTCCAGCGCCCCCCCACCGGTGGCGGCGCAGGGCAGCCCGACCGACTCCAGGGCGGCGGCGAAATCGCGCAGATGCTTGCGGTTGCGGGTGATGATCAGGAAGTCTCCCGGCTTGGCCGCTGGAGGCACCCCGCGTTCGAGCTGGGCCGCCGTGCGGGGCAGGCCCGCGCCGCTGTCCACGGCCTGACGGATGAACCGCGCCACCTGCAGGCTCTCCACCCGGGTGATCTGGCTCACCTCTTTCGGCAAGCGCAGGGCACGTATCCCCGACAGCTCGCCGGGGCTTTCCGGCTGGCGGCCGGGCAGAAGGGGCATCCACTCGGGCGAGCAGTCCCCGGCCCGCGCGGCGAAAGCCTCCTCGAACGCCCCGTTCACCCAGCCGATAATCTCCGGGTCGGAGCGGAAATTGGCGCTCAAGGCCACCCGCAGTCCACCCGCGGCCTCGATCCGGCCGCGCACCTGGTTGTAGGTGACTATATCGGCGCGGCGGAAACGGTAGATCGACTGCTTGGGGTCGCCCACCACGAACAGAGAGCCGGGCGCGGGTACGCAGCGCCGCCAGTCGGTTTCCTGCGGGTCGGTGGCGGTGAGCAGCAGAAGCACCTCGGCCTGAAGGGGGTCGGTGTCCTGGAACTCATCCACCAGCACGTGGCTGAACCGCGCGCGGAAATACCGCCGCACCGCCGGGTTGTCGCGCAGAAGCGCCGCCGCCCGGCAGAGCAGGTCCTGGTAGCTGAGCAGGCCGCGCGATTCCAGAAGGCCGCGGTAGGCTTTCCGCCCCTCCAGGGCGAAACCCAGGGCCGCCTGATAGCGGTGCGCCCGCCAGCGCTCCAGCCAGGGCGCGGCGTGCTCGCTGCGGAATGTCTCCCAGCGTTCCAGTTCTTCCCCGGCCTGGGCCTTTTTCCCGGGCCAGATTTTCTGGACTGTCTTGACTTTCTTGAACGCCTCCAGCACCTCGGCCAGGCCGGCCGGCTCATCGAGGTCGCGGGCCCGCACCAGGCGGGTCACCAGACGGCCCGTGGGGATCAGCTCATCGTTGCCCGTGTCCTCCGGCAGATCGAGCGAGTCAAAATGGGCGCACCAGCGTCGCAGTTCGGCGATCACTGCCGCACTGCCTGTCAGCGGGACCTCCGGGGCGGGCCAGGCGTCATCCCCCAGGTCGCCGAAACGGCAGAGGTTGCGGTAGGCGCTCTCCAGGACTGAGGGCTCCAGGCCCAGGGCCTCCAGACGGTCGAGCCAGGGACTGTCGGCGGCGTAGATCCCGGCCAGGAACTCCTGCCAGGCCTCGGCCATCACCCGCTCATCGGTCTCGTCATCCGCCTCCTCGAAGCCCACCCGCACGCCGGCCTCCACTGGGCGCTCCCGCAGAAGGCGCGCGCAGAACGAGTGGATCGTGCCGATGAAGCAGCGGTCGAGGCTCCCGAGGGCCGCGGCCAGACGCGCGCGCTCCTGCGGCTCCGCGGAGGCGGCGGCTCGTCGCTCCAGCGCGGCCACGAACCGCCCGCGCAGCTCGGAGGCGGCCTTGCGGGTGAATGTCACCGCGGCGATGCTCTCCACCCGGCAGCTCCCCGCGGCGAGCAGGGCCAGCAGACGGTCGACCATCTTGGTGGTCTTGCCCGTGCCCGCGGCGGCCTCCACCAGGAGGCAGCGGGTCAGCTCCCGGTCGATCAGCTCGCGCTGGGCTTGGTCCGGGGGCGCGCTGTGAGGGTTGCCGCTCATGCCTCCCCTTTCTCCGGCCGCAGAAGGCGGAACGGTTCGAGGGCCGTGTTTTCGAGATTGCGCCGCTTGTCCGAGGAGGCAGCCACGGTGCGGTGAAGGTCGCCGCAGGCGGCCCGGTAGTCGCAATTGACACAGTCGGGCGGGTCGCCGGAGGTGCTGTCGGCATCCGTGGCGATAAAGGCCCCCGCGGCCAGGCTATCGCAGAGGTGGGTCAGGGTGTCGCCCCATTCCACCAAATCCTCGCGACGCCAGCGCAGGCGCCGCCCCTGTCCGCGCGGCCCGGGGAAGAAAAACCCGAACGCCGCGGCCCGCGCCGATTCGCCATGCAGCCCGCGCAGCGCCCCTCCGGCCAGCTCCAGGTAAAGGGCGGGCTGGACCACCCGCCCCTGCTTGAGCGGGTCGGACAGGCTGAACCGGCTTGCACTCCCGGTCTTGTAATCCCAGATCACGAAAGCGCCGTCCGGCTCGCGGTCCACCCGGTCGATCCGTCCGCGCAGACGCAGCGTGCGGCCATCCGGCAGGCGAATCGCTCCCGGGGCTTCGCTCGTGTCCCCGGCCTGGGGGTCCTCCTGCATGCCGATCGACCATTCCAGGTAGAACGGCGTGCTACGGCGGCAGTGCTCGGCCTCCTCGGCCAGGAATACTGCCGCGGTGCGCTCCAGCTCGCGGCGACGGCGATGGTAAGCCCCCTCGGTGGCGGGCGGGTACTGCGCGCGGTAGCGGCCGACCACACGCTCAAGGGTCGCGGCCAGAAGATCACGTTGCGCGGGGGTATCCTCCGGTTTCGCCCCCTGTTCGATCAGGCTACGGATAAATTTATGGAAGACCTCGTGCAGAAGGCTGCCGGCCTGGCGGTGGTCCAGCCAGAGCGACAGGTCGGCGTCGTAATCCTCGGGTGGCTTGAGCCTGAGGGCGTATTGGAAAAAATAGGCCAGCGGGCAGCGTCCCAGGTGCTCGAACGCGGAAGGCGACATCACGCGGTCAGAAGCAAGAGTCGGGTCGAGGTCGCGCCCGGCCTCGGGCACGAACCCGTCATAGCCGGTCAGGTGGCCGCTGTGCCGGGCCCGGTCCGCGAGCCGCCCCTGTTCCAAAAACGGGAAACACTTTTCCACCACCGGCCGGGCCGCGTCGGCGGAGCCGTGCGGGCAGAGTTCGCGCAACCACCATTCACTTCCATCCAGGCAGGCCTGGCCCGGCGCAGGGGCGAAAGAGGCCGCCGCGGGCAGGTATTCCAGCATGCGGCCCTGGTCGGCCTCCGGCTCGCCGGACAGACGGCGGAAAATCTGCAGTAGGACCGGGCTGGGGAACATCTCGCGGCTGTCCTCCAGGCTGCGGCAGGAAAAACCCAGGTGCAGCTCGCCGCTCAGCCCCCCGATCAGGTCGCAGAAATCGGCCAGGCCCTGTTCCTGGCGCGCCGCAGCGGTAGGAAGGCTCCCGGACAGGACCGTGCGCTCGCTATCCAGAAGAACCGGGTCCTGGATCGCACCGCCGGGGAAACGGCTGTCATCCAGACCGAGGATGAAAGTCACCGGACGGCCGCTGTGGCCGCCCGAGCGCAGGTTGGCCACGTGCAGGCAGCCGGGCGCGGGGTTGGCCCCCAGCACGCTGACCGAATCAAGAAGCCCGGCCAGATGCGCACGCAGGTCGAGGCCGCCGCCGCTTTCGGAAGCCCAGGGGCGCAACTCATCCAGGCGCTCGCAGAGAGACTTGCGGGCGAAATTGTCCGGCTCGCCGGAGGTGCGTGCGAAACGTTCGAGGAAGTCTGCC
This genomic stretch from bacterium harbors:
- a CDS encoding family 43 glycosylhydrolase — encoded protein: MQRRFFLGLAGGPLLAAAIGAKLSAAAETGAPVKPWRLDTGCPVADPFMLRRGDFWFLVGTEHKKGVEERRYLMFRSPDLKKWEELGPVLVRPEYEGSHKANYWAPEFVELEGKFYFYYTSDSDGDPERRYVRVAVSERIEGPYLDSGAKLVQQPSIDGDPQFLTPQDGRLFYTGNEGNPHVGQLLVDRFVDPLHLANEPRLVFPDETVEWEEGPFVIRREGVFYLFSSRGNWRDGSYHVTVARSSSLDGPWERMRGSDGEPYALLHTVEGQWGPGHNSVFVGPDGAWWVCYHAWDKERTGRYPWVAPITWDSRGYPSVEQ
- a CDS encoding UvrD-helicase domain-containing protein; protein product: MSGNPHSAPPDQAQRELIDRELTRCLLVEAAAGTGKTTKMVDRLLALLAAGSCRVESIAAVTFTRKAASELRGRFVAALERRAAASAEPQERARLAAALGSLDRCFIGTIHSFCARLLRERPVEAGVRVGFEEADDETDERVMAEAWQEFLAGIYAADSPWLDRLEALGLEPSVLESAYRNLCRFGDLGDDAWPAPEVPLTGSAAVIAELRRWCAHFDSLDLPEDTGNDELIPTGRLVTRLVRARDLDEPAGLAEVLEAFKKVKTVQKIWPGKKAQAGEELERWETFRSEHAAPWLERWRAHRYQAALGFALEGRKAYRGLLESRGLLSYQDLLCRAAALLRDNPAVRRYFRARFSHVLVDEFQDTDPLQAEVLLLLTATDPQETDWRRCVPAPGSLFVVGDPKQSIYRFRRADIVTYNQVRGRIEAAGGLRVALSANFRSDPEIIGWVNGAFEEAFAARAGDCSPEWMPLLPGRQPESPGELSGIRALRLPKEVSQITRVESLQVARFIRQAVDSGAGLPRTAAQLERGVPPAAKPGDFLIITRNRKHLRDFAAALESVGLPCAATGGGALDRVEELKMLHLALSALVRPDDPVRLAALLRSAAFGLSDRELYAFVRAGGRFDYRRTPPAGLEPALRDSLAGIFDTLKECALWLRQLPVVAAFHRIAARLGLFASAVAAGGGDMQAGSLARALELVRAVGREGLAAAVERLGELAYGKRQEESLSAAGAGGPAVRLMNLHQAKGLEAPVVFLADPSGADSGGREPEVHVDRGGGNPRGYLLISESYGPYASRPVACHPDWETFAAREKQFLEAEHLRLLYVAATRAGSMLVVTQRASYNNRNPWNYFAPVLEGAAELPAPGPQAGEAGPAAAFTLPDPIQAETEIQAAWSIAAQPSYDILAARKKAGVTGEDSYVASGSGAEFGSVVHQLLQAAMAHPGADLHNLARAVLREQELEQSRLESAIETVRAVVGSPLWARARAASLCLTEAPFTVLAPDSPPGRPQIVRGQIDLLFRESAGWVIVDYKTERPGAAGFGPLVERHAPQVRLYADYWRRMTGEPVAECGLFFTGEGTYIKI
- a CDS encoding PD-(D/E)XK nuclease family protein, which encodes MRLTETLSELCRTHPLTEKWLLAPSRRVGYQWLDRLAADGTPAINMRVRTLRFMAFELAAPRLAGLGLGFLSRSVGTFLVGVLFERLRGRGSGYLLAQPAGEGLFDTLLGALTDLRLAGLSPEALAPRRFEDPGKAEDLRLLLTEYLRELERRRLTDYAGLLELASARLQNDSTALPALLRVLLPGCPRLSRLEKRLLGLLPPGCLLRTENEDACVRRGFDPQRLGAALAPEGGDALHTSIFRAVGESNEVRAVLREVLGSGAPLDRVEVLHTDSAVYVPLFYEIVRACLPAGEWNSPLGLPLTFAEGIPLRLTRPGRALAAWLDWQAQGYPQSALTGMLQEGLLELGQAPASGAELAAVLRRVPLGLGRSRYSPGLAVWLENLQSRLKTSGQTDEDSDPSGAESLSRQIELTRWLKDFTGRLLDITPELDPHDPVLLARAADFLERFARTSGEPDNFARKSLCERLDELRPWASESGGGLDLRAHLAGLLDSVSVLGANPAPGCLHVANLRSGGHSGRPVTFILGLDDSRFPGGAIQDPVLLDSERTVLSGSLPTAAARQEQGLADFCDLIGGLSGELHLGFSCRSLEDSREMFPSPVLLQIFRRLSGEPEADQGRMLEYLPAAASFAPAPGQACLDGSEWWLRELCPHGSADAARPVVEKCFPFLEQGRLADRARHSGHLTGYDGFVPEAGRDLDPTLASDRVMSPSAFEHLGRCPLAYFFQYALRLKPPEDYDADLSLWLDHRQAGSLLHEVFHKFIRSLIEQGAKPEDTPAQRDLLAATLERVVGRYRAQYPPATEGAYHRRRRELERTAAVFLAEEAEHCRRSTPFYLEWSIGMQEDPQAGDTSEAPGAIRLPDGRTLRLRGRIDRVDREPDGAFVIWDYKTGSASRFSLSDPLKQGRVVQPALYLELAGGALRGLHGESARAAAFGFFFPGPRGQGRRLRWRREDLVEWGDTLTHLCDSLAAGAFIATDADSTSGDPPDCVNCDYRAACGDLHRTVAASSDKRRNLENTALEPFRLLRPEKGEA
- the moaCB gene encoding bifunctional molybdenum cofactor biosynthesis protein MoaC/MoaB yields the protein MRDVSRKIRTLRIAVAEAVLSLQPETIGLIREGRVPKGDPQEVARVAAVQAAKNTPSIIPYCHPLPLDYAGVSYTFGDDWIKVRAEVKAIHKTGVEMEALTAAAVAALTLYDMLKMLDTTMEIREVRLVSKTGGKSGWDSEPPRGARAGVLVVSDSVAEGRRSDGSGRLIVERLETDGFAVPEYVIVPDDAEKVREALVRLADEAKLDLVLTTGGTGAGPRDVTPEAMESVIEREAPGIVEAARVYGGERSPLAMLSRGRAGLRGNTLIVNLPGSPGGVMESLDALFPALFHALRMLAGEGHNQ